In a single window of the Elaeis guineensis isolate ETL-2024a chromosome 4, EG11, whole genome shotgun sequence genome:
- the LOC105043955 gene encoding LOW QUALITY PROTEIN: inactive poly [ADP-ribose] polymerase RCD1 (The sequence of the model RefSeq protein was modified relative to this genomic sequence to represent the inferred CDS: inserted 3 bases in 3 codons): MEARNEKVLDKGGSILGNLKRKRNSAAYXTNSGHALVSYLPXTDQSCGRCCNVSERKSVFSHRSAAHVLKNYNNFMRSGLPQRVLSYQDGEWQDFPENIISSIREAFRLKKAITEAVFQDQQLLFDFVHMVCVDLKTGLQKPLAWIDEHGKCFFPELHPEFYASNGCHHSGKGXHVHMSCEQNGGHGPNACIEISVSAAESSNSGPDDEVMSNIKRLKSERNFASNQNMYPEVNETVAENELCSFVPQKVSGLETNQGKLVKPVGASRVNNAVQHMLLQGLGPFIDAQDIVGIFRAPLKDNSGQIRFNLFQKQVEITKNFRGNANVRYAWLASSRDCVEDMMLQGVVKIKKPVHGPVYGIGTHLAPANCSNICASYSDVDENGVVHMILCRVIMGNVEVIHPGSKQFQPSNENFDSGVDNLQKPKHYVIWDMHVNTHIYPEYIVTFKMPSRARERLVGKESVSNTSAVTNPSSSHSLLQDRNPQPPPALADQSQVPVFGRAPKTPTSPWMPFSMLFAAISTKVSPQDMDLVNTHYEEFKKRNISRIDLVKKLRQIIGDKLLVSTIMRLQHKLPPMARREPPRSWAAKLQIKP, encoded by the exons ATGGAAGCGAGGAACGAAAAGGTGTTGGATAAAGGTGGAAGTATTTTAGGCAATCTAAAGAGGAAGCGAAATTCTGCTGCAT TTACTAATTCTGGCCATGCTTTGGTATCATATCTGC TCACAGATCAATCCTGTGGCAGGTGCTGTAACGTGAGCGAGCGTAAATCTGTCTTCAGCCATCGTTCAGCGGCACATGTTCTTAAAAACTACAACAACTTTATGAGGAGTGGGTTGCCACAGCGAGTGCTGTCTTATCAGGATGGTGAATGGCAAGATTTTCCTGAGAATATCATCAGTTCAATTCGTGAAGCTTTCCGGTTAAAGAAGGCAATAACTGAAGCAGTATTTCAGGACCAGCAATTATTGTTTGACTTTGTGCATATGGTTTGTGTAGACTTGAAAACAGGCCTGCAGAAGCCTCTTGCTTGGATTGATGAACATGGTAAATGCTTTTTTCCAGAATTGCATCCTGAATTTTATGCATCAAATGGATGCCATCATTCTGGCAAAG AACATGTCCATATGAGTTGTGAACAAAATGGGGGACATGGACCAAATGCGTGTATTGAGATTTCTGTGAGTGCAGCTGAAAGCTCAAATTCAGGACCCGATGATGAGGTAATGTCTAACATCAAAAGGCTTAAGAGTGAAAGGAATTTTGCCAGCAACCAGAATATGTATCCTGAGGTCAATGAAACAGTTGCAGAAAATGAGCTGTGTTCTTTTGTCCCTCAAAAGGTCTCTGGTCTTGAAACTAATCAGGGAAAGTTGGTTAAACCTGTTGGTGCTTCTCGTGTCAATAATGCTGTACAACATATGCTACTTCAGGGTTTGGGTCCCTTCATTGATGCACAGGATATTGTTGGTATCTTTAGAGCCCCTTTGAAAGATAATTCGGGGCAGATCCGCTTTAATCTTTTCCAAAAGCAGGTTGAGATAACTAAGAACTTCCGTGGCAATGCAAATGTCCGTTATGCCTGGCTGGCTTCTTCCAGGGATTGCGTAGAGGATATGATGTTGCAGGGTGTTGTGAAGATAAAGAAGCCTGTGCATGGACCTGTGTATGGTATTGGCACTCATCTTGCACCAGCTAATTGCTCCAATATCTG TGCTAGTTATTCTGATGTCGACGAAAATGGTGTTGTTCATATGATACTATGCCGTGTAATAATGGGAAATGTGGAAGTCATTCACCCTGGATCAAAACAGTTTCAGCCCAGTAATGAAAATTTTGATAGTGGCGTGGACAATCTTCAAAAGCCAAAACATTATGTGATATGGGATATGCATGTGAATACTCACATCTATCCAGAATATATCGTGACTTTTAAAATGCCATCCAGAGCCAGAG AACGTTTGGTTGGTAAAGAAAGTGTATCCAACACATCTGCAGTCACAAATCCTAGTTCATCTCATAGCCTATTACAG GATAGGAATCCTCAGCCACCTCCAGCTTTGGCAGATCAATCTCAAGTGCCAGTCTTTGGTAGAGCTCCAAAAACTCCCACATCACCCTGGATGCCTTTTTCAATGCTGTTTGCTGCAATTTCAACTAAAGTGTCTCCACAAGATATGGACTTGGTTAATACCCACTATGAAGAATTCAAG AAAAGAAATATTAGCAGGATTGACCTGGTTAAAAAGTTGAGGCAGATAATCGGTGACAAACTGTTGGTATCAACAATCATGAGACTTCAGCACAAG TTACCACCAATGGCAAGACGGGAACCACCAAGATCCTGGGCTGCGAAGCTGCAAATTAAGCCTTGA